In Arachis stenosperma cultivar V10309 chromosome 1, arast.V10309.gnm1.PFL2, whole genome shotgun sequence, one DNA window encodes the following:
- the LOC130969374 gene encoding tetraspanin-8-like — MVRLSNNLIGILNFLTLLLSIPILVTGVWLSKQANTDCERWLERPVIALGVFLLLVSLAGLIGACCRVTWLLWLYLLVMFVLIVLVFAFTIFAFVVTNKGAGQVVSGKGYKEYKLGDYSNWLQKRVNNTKTWNKIKSCLQSGKLCSDFKSRFLNDTLQQFYSEKLTALQSGCCKPSDACNFTYQSPTEWNKPQNATYTDPDCDAWNNDPSVLCFNCNSCKAGLLQNIKTDWKTVAVVNIIFLIILIIVYSIGCCAFRNNRRDNWKSY; from the exons ATGGTTCGGTTAAGCAACAACTTGATCGGCATTCTGAATTTCCTGACCCTGCTTCTCTCCATCCCAATCCTCGTCACCGGGGTCTGGCTCAGCAAGCAGGCAAACACCGACTGCGAGCGCTGGTTGGAACGTCCCGTCATCGCCCTCGGCGTCTTCCTCCTCCTCGTCTCCCTCGCGGGCCTCATCGGAGCCTGTTGCCGCGTCACGTGGCTCTTATGGCTCTACCTGCTCGTCATGTTCGTCCTCATTGTGCTCGTCTTCGCCTTCACCATCTTCGCCTTTGTGGTCACCAACAAGGGTGCCGGTCAGGTCGTTTCTGGAAAGGGCTATAAGGAGTACAAGCTCGGAGATTACTCCAATTGGTTGCAGAAGAGGGTTAACAACACTAAGACTTGGAACAAAATCAAGAGCTGCTTGCAATCTGGCAAACTCTGCTCTGATTTCAAATCACGCTTCTTGAACGACACTCTTCAACAGTTCTACTCTGAAAAGTTAACGGCGCTTCAG TCTGGATGTTGCAAGCCATCAGATGCATGCAATTTCACCTATCAAAGTCCTACTGAATGGAACAAACCACAAAATGCAACTTACACCGATCCTGACTGTGATGCTTGGAATAATGATCCAAGCGTTTTGTGCTTCAATTGCAATTCATGTAAAGCTGGATTATTGCAAAACATTAAGACTGATTGGAAGACAGTAGCTGTTGTCAACATTATATTCCTAATCATTCTCATCATTGTCTACTCCATTGGATGTTGTGCATTCAGGAACAACCGAAGGGATAATTGGAAGTCATATTAA
- the LOC130942244 gene encoding cytochrome c oxidase subunit 6b-2 translates to MAEIELKTAPADFRFPTTNQTRHCFTRYVEFHRCLAAKGDGSAECERFAKYYRSLCPGEWVEKWNEQRENGTFPGPL, encoded by the exons ATGGCGGAG ATTGAGCTAAAAACTGCACCTGCTGATTTTCGTTTCCCAACAACAAATCAAACCAGACACTGTTTCACTCGTTATGTAGAGTTCCATAG GTGCTTGGCAGCAAAGGGTGATGGTTCAGCTGAATGTGAGAGATTTGCTAAATATTACCGCTCCCTTTGCCCTGGAGAATGG GTTGAAAAGTGGAATGAGCAGAGGGAGAATGGGACTTTCCCAGGACCTCTTTGA
- the LOC130969547 gene encoding WAT1-related protein At4g28040 isoform X2 has product MGVLDENLPALAMMGLQFHYAALAIFTRAALLEGLSPTVFVVYRQAIATLALAPMVFSPKRVTANQNAYFQGLFYASSTAATAMSNLIPALTFVIATIVGFEKIDLKSMRSSAKIIGTVCCVSGALTMALVKGHKLLNMDYFPHNAAKHILTAADDDTWLLGCLLLLASSVFWSSWIIMQVPISSSCPDHLLSTFWMCLFAAVQSAIFALVYEHDLRPWSLHSGLEFSCCLYAGIGIAVSFLVQTWCISERGPLYCAMFNPLATVITAFISTTFLQEQLYVGSLIGAIGVIVGLYIVLWGKAKEYEGVKKQKTPDSSLEEGDDDNVITRSCSSKIDLEEPLLSDKSESKIEP; this is encoded by the exons ATGGGTGTTTTGGATGAGAATCTTCCTGCACTGGCTATGATGGGGTTGCAGTTTCATTATGCAGCGCTTGCAATTTTCACCAGAGCTGCTCTGTTAGAAGGTTTGAGTCCAACCGTCTTTGTTGTTTATAGACAAGCCATTGCTACCTTAGCTTTGGCTCCTATGGTCTTCTCCCCTAAGCG AGTAACAGCTAATCAGAATGCATATTTTCAAGGTCTATTCTATGCTTCTTCTACAGCAGCAACTGCAATGAGTAATCTCATACCTGCTTTAACTTTTGTCATAGCAACAATTGTTGG ATTTGAGAAAATTGATCTGAAAAGCATGAGAAGTAGTGCAAAAATAATAGGAACAGTTTGCTGCGTGAGTGGAGCATTAACCATGGCTCTGGTGAAAGGACATAAGCTCTTAAACATGGACTACTTTCCTCATAATGCTGCCAAACACATCCTCACTGCTGCTGATGATGACACGTGGCTTCTTGGCTGCCTATTGCTCTTAGCAAGTAGTGTTTTCTGGTCTTCTTGGATTATCATGCAG GTACCAATTTCTTCAAGCTGCCCAGACCATTTGTTATCAACCTTCTGGATGTGTTTATTTGCTGCGGTTCAATCAGCCATATTTGCACTAGTCTATGAACATGATCTAAGACCATGGAGTTTGCATTCTGGCCTAGAATTTTCATGCTGCCTATATGCT GGAATTGGAATAGCTGTTAGCTTCTTGGTTCAAACATGGTGTATATCAGAAAGAGGTCCTCTGTACTGTGCAATGTTCAACCCTCTAGCAACAGTCATCACAGCTTTCATTTCTACTACATTCTTACAGGAACAGCTTTATGTTGGAAG CTTGATAGGAGCAATTGGAGTGATTGTTGGTTTATATATTGTGTTATGGGGCAAAGCCAAGGAgtatgaaggggtgaagaagcaGAAGACACCAGATTCAAGTTTGGAGGAAGGTGATGATGATAATGTAATAACAAGAAGTTGTAGTAGTAAGATAGATCTGGAAGAACCACTTCTGTCAGATAAATCAGAAAGCAAGATAGAACCGTGA
- the LOC130932429 gene encoding tetraspanin-8-like, translated as MVRCSNIVIGILNLFTLILSIPILLAGVAMQKQAATECERWLDFPFMVVGIFLLVVSLAGLIGACCRSTCLLWLYLFVMFLFIVSLFVFTVFAFVVTHKNVSEAISNKGIDDYKLGDYSKWLQRKVNDTKTWNKIKSCLQTGKVCSNNNYRHKFLDNAFKSVVDEKHTPAVERGCCKPPNECNFVNESPNVWTKPENGTYNNPDCDRWSNDENTLCYDCQSCKVGLLEDLKYDWKRLAIANMILVVILTFIYSIGCCAFRNNRRNNYYRKYR; from the exons ATGGTTCGGTGCAGCAATATCGTGATCGGAATTCTAAACCTCTTCACCCTGATCCTCTCGATCCCAATCCTGCTCGCCGGCGTGGCCATGCAGAAGCAGGCGGCGACGGAGTGCGAGAGGTGGCTAGACTTTCCCTTCATGGTGGTTGGCATATTTCTGCTGGTTGTGTCACTTGCCGGACTCATTGGAGCATGTTGTCGCTCTACGTGCCTCTTATGGCTCTACCTCTTCGTCATGTTCCTCTTCATCGTCTCCCTCTTCGTCTTCACCGTCTTCGCCTTCGTCGTCACCCATAAGAATGTCAGTGAAGCCATCTCCAATAAAGGGATCGATGACTATAAGCTTGGAGATTATTCCAAATGGCTCCAAAGGAAGGTCAACGACACAAAGACATGGAACAAAATTAAGAGCTGTTTGCAAACTGGGAAAGTTTGCTCAAATAATAATTACCGTCACAAGTTTTTGGACAACGCTTTCAAATCTGTCGTTGATGAAAAACACACACCAGCAGTTGAG CGTGGATGTTGTAAGCCACCAAATGAGTGTAATTTTGTGAATGAAAGTCCGAATGTTTGGACGAAGCCAGAAAATGGAACTTATAACAATCCTGACTGTGATCGATGGAGTAATGACGAAAACACTTTATGCTACGATTGTCAATCTTGCAAGGTTGGATTACTAGAAGATCTTAAATATGACTGGAAGAGATTAGCCATTGCCAACATGATACTCGTCGTCATCTTAACCTTTATCTACTCAATTGGTTGCTGTGCATTTAGAAATAACCGAAGAAACaattattatagaaaatatCGCTAA
- the LOC130969547 gene encoding WAT1-related protein At4g28040 isoform X1 — protein sequence MGVLDENLPALAMMGLQFHYAALAIFTRAALLEGLSPTVFVVYRQAIATLALAPMVFSPKRIQSFKTSLRSPKSFFLMFATSLVGVTANQNAYFQGLFYASSTAATAMSNLIPALTFVIATIVGFEKIDLKSMRSSAKIIGTVCCVSGALTMALVKGHKLLNMDYFPHNAAKHILTAADDDTWLLGCLLLLASSVFWSSWIIMQVPISSSCPDHLLSTFWMCLFAAVQSAIFALVYEHDLRPWSLHSGLEFSCCLYAGIGIAVSFLVQTWCISERGPLYCAMFNPLATVITAFISTTFLQEQLYVGSLIGAIGVIVGLYIVLWGKAKEYEGVKKQKTPDSSLEEGDDDNVITRSCSSKIDLEEPLLSDKSESKIEP from the exons ATGGGTGTTTTGGATGAGAATCTTCCTGCACTGGCTATGATGGGGTTGCAGTTTCATTATGCAGCGCTTGCAATTTTCACCAGAGCTGCTCTGTTAGAAGGTTTGAGTCCAACCGTCTTTGTTGTTTATAGACAAGCCATTGCTACCTTAGCTTTGGCTCCTATGGTCTTCTCCCCTAAGCG GATACAATCTTTCAAAACTTCACTGAGATCACCAAAGAGCTTCTTCTTGATGTTTGCTACCTCTCTTGttgg AGTAACAGCTAATCAGAATGCATATTTTCAAGGTCTATTCTATGCTTCTTCTACAGCAGCAACTGCAATGAGTAATCTCATACCTGCTTTAACTTTTGTCATAGCAACAATTGTTGG ATTTGAGAAAATTGATCTGAAAAGCATGAGAAGTAGTGCAAAAATAATAGGAACAGTTTGCTGCGTGAGTGGAGCATTAACCATGGCTCTGGTGAAAGGACATAAGCTCTTAAACATGGACTACTTTCCTCATAATGCTGCCAAACACATCCTCACTGCTGCTGATGATGACACGTGGCTTCTTGGCTGCCTATTGCTCTTAGCAAGTAGTGTTTTCTGGTCTTCTTGGATTATCATGCAG GTACCAATTTCTTCAAGCTGCCCAGACCATTTGTTATCAACCTTCTGGATGTGTTTATTTGCTGCGGTTCAATCAGCCATATTTGCACTAGTCTATGAACATGATCTAAGACCATGGAGTTTGCATTCTGGCCTAGAATTTTCATGCTGCCTATATGCT GGAATTGGAATAGCTGTTAGCTTCTTGGTTCAAACATGGTGTATATCAGAAAGAGGTCCTCTGTACTGTGCAATGTTCAACCCTCTAGCAACAGTCATCACAGCTTTCATTTCTACTACATTCTTACAGGAACAGCTTTATGTTGGAAG CTTGATAGGAGCAATTGGAGTGATTGTTGGTTTATATATTGTGTTATGGGGCAAAGCCAAGGAgtatgaaggggtgaagaagcaGAAGACACCAGATTCAAGTTTGGAGGAAGGTGATGATGATAATGTAATAACAAGAAGTTGTAGTAGTAAGATAGATCTGGAAGAACCACTTCTGTCAGATAAATCAGAAAGCAAGATAGAACCGTGA